GAGCCGCCGCGGGTTTCCAGACCTCAAAAAAGCGAGGGTAGCCGGGCAGAAGAGGTTGCTTCCGACTCAGATCCCTGCCTTTGAGGCCGGGGTAGTCCGGCGCGTAGCGATACGCGCGGTGGATCATATTTGTGAAAGTCTGATGGGCATTGGGCACAGCGTCGGCCCTGTCGGAAAAGACCGGTTTGGCCTTGCCTGCCATGATGGGGTTGACGAACTCCCAGACCACCTCTCCCGCCGGGGTCACTTCAAAAAGATGCCCCTGATGGGTGGAGGTAACCAGCACGTTGCCGTTGGACAGGCGTTGCGCCGCGCCCTGGCGGTAGCTGAAGAAGCTGTTGGAGCCGTTGGCCGCGTATTGCCAGACGATTTTGCCGGATTTCAAATCCACTTCAATAACGCGTGAGCGGTTGCCTTCGGGCCGTTCAGAGCCATTATCAAAGATCTGCACGTTGCCGTTGGGCAGCATGGTGGCGTTGTGCTCGCCAAAAACCTGTTGCGACCCATCGTCATACCAGCCGGGGCGCGCGCCCTGGCCGTGCGTGGAGGGGTTGCCCCAGCGCTGCACGATTTTCCCGCTTTTTTTGTCCACAATAAAGACTTCGCTGAAATTGCGGGAGTTGAGCAGAACCTGATCGGTTTTCGGCAGGTACTGCACGGTATTGAAGTGCGACCAGTCAAAGCTGTCGTAGCCGGGGCCCACGGGCGTGGGCAAGGCGTAGTTGATGTCCAGCTGGTCCGGGCCGGTGCCGATATGGTCCCAGGCGTGCCATTCCCAGACAGTTTTGCCGTCTCTGTCCACCTCGCGTACAAAATCCACCCAAAAATCGCGCACCACCTGTCCTTTGATTTTGGCTTCTTTGGGCCAGGTGCCGGGCTTGCGCCCTTTGGCCTGGAATTCCGCCGGGGTTTTGCGTTCCCAGCCGAGCACCAGGGTATTGCCGTTGGACATACGGTCGAAGCAGTGGTGCTGTATCTCATTCTCCGAGAGCATGCGGTAGGACCAGATCACATTGCTGTTCCAGTCCAGCTCCTCAAGGATGCCGCCTGCGCCGCCTATTTTTGTCGGCTGCTCCTTGGGGGCCGCCGCCCGCAGCAGGTTGCCGTTGGGCAGCAGAATGGCGTAGAGCCCTGGGGGGTACTTGCTTTGCCATGTGTGGACCACATCGCCGTTCATGTCCATAAGGTAGGTCGTGGTACATTTGTACGTGGGCGCAAACAAGGTGTAGCCATTAAAGGTTTTTTCCGATTCGTATTTGATGACGCCGGTAGGTCCGTCGTGGATTTCGTAGGCTGCGGCCCCGCCGGAAAATCCCAGCGTTAGCAGCGCCACTGTCCCGGCCAAAAAAGAACATACTGTGGTGTTCATTCCTGTTCCTCCACAAATGGGTCATTTGTCAGAATGCGTAAATGACGTTGACAGAGGCTTTCCAGGCGTCCTTCATGTTCAGGCTGGTGCCGGCGATGTTTTGGTATTGGCCCCAGACATCCTTGTCCAGCCAGAGGTGAATATAGCCCAGCTCACCAACGAAAGTCAGGTTTTCCGTAGCCTTGAACTTGCTGTCCAGGTTGACTTCAAGCCCTGTATCCGCTGTAGTGAGGTATGTGCCGAAGGAGTTGAAGTCCGTATTGTTGCGGTAGATCTGGCGGCCGTCGTTGTCGCGGCCCTGGCGGCCCGTGATGTAGGAGGCCATCTTTGTGTTGTTGGTGCCGCCGAAGTAGTTGACGCGCAGGGTGTGGGTGAGGTTTTCCAGTGAGGGAATATCCTTGACGCGCGCGCCCACGCCCCAGGTGCCTGTGGGGTTGGTGCCCAGAATGCCTTTGCCGCCGCCGATGATGGGGTTGCCCCGATACCCGAAGGTGGACAGGGAGTTGGTCAGGTTGTTGGTGGTGCTGAGGTAAGGCATCCGCTCCGAACCGTTGTCGGGGTTGGCGTCGTCGCCGCTGAAATACCAGCCGTAGAGGCCGGGCAGGCCCCAGTCCGTGGCGTATTCGGCCACTAACATGCCATACCAGCCCTGGCGGTTGAGATATTTCCGTCCGTGGTCCACGCTGCCGTAGACAAAATCCCAGCTCAGGCGGAAGGGGTCGAGCATGCTCCACTGGCCGGTAAGGCCGCCCCAGCCCATGGTGCTGTATTCACTGCTCCAGAGTGTGGATTGCGGCCGCCGACTGCTGAAGGCCGCGGGGTACAGGCCGTCGCGGAGCTGCAGGCCGTC
This portion of the Desulfovibrio legallii genome encodes:
- a CDS encoding aryl-sulfate sulfotransferase: MNTTVCSFLAGTVALLTLGFSGGAAAYEIHDGPTGVIKYESEKTFNGYTLFAPTYKCTTTYLMDMNGDVVHTWQSKYPPGLYAILLPNGNLLRAAAPKEQPTKIGGAGGILEELDWNSNVIWSYRMLSENEIQHHCFDRMSNGNTLVLGWERKTPAEFQAKGRKPGTWPKEAKIKGQVVRDFWVDFVREVDRDGKTVWEWHAWDHIGTGPDQLDINYALPTPVGPGYDSFDWSHFNTVQYLPKTDQVLLNSRNFSEVFIVDKKSGKIVQRWGNPSTHGQGARPGWYDDGSQQVFGEHNATMLPNGNVQIFDNGSERPEGNRSRVIEVDLKSGKIVWQYAANGSNSFFSYRQGAAQRLSNGNVLVTSTHQGHLFEVTPAGEVVWEFVNPIMAGKAKPVFSDRADAVPNAHQTFTNMIHRAYRYAPDYPGLKGRDLSRKQPLLPGYPRFFEVWKPAAAQ
- a CDS encoding outer membrane homotrimeric porin — its product is MKKLATLLLAAAMLLGAAGQSRAVDFQVKGSWQFAFDYINGGNFMGKDRRGNHTIGQQWAAVRQQRDEFEAMQRLHLQLHAVASENLSGTVFFEIGEQRWGMGSQGGALGADGTVVKVKHSYIDWMVPHTPLKLRMGLQGVKLPGFALDSPVFQDDVAGITASWKFNPNVSVTGAWMRLYNDNWSGNDASPANYLDNFDLFVLSVPVTFEGLKITPWGMAGAMGPNTLLKSNMIGDAAGGSKTFTLANHNTQQGIDGLQLRDGLYPAAFSSRRPQSTLWSSEYSTMGWGGLTGQWSMLDPFRLSWDFVYGSVDHGRKYLNRQGWYGMLVAEYATDWGLPGLYGWYFSGDDANPDNGSERMPYLSTTNNLTNSLSTFGYRGNPIIGGGKGILGTNPTGTWGVGARVKDIPSLENLTHTLRVNYFGGTNNTKMASYITGRQGRDNDGRQIYRNNTDFNSFGTYLTTADTGLEVNLDSKFKATENLTFVGELGYIHLWLDKDVWGQYQNIAGTSLNMKDAWKASVNVIYAF